ACATTACTAATACGCCATAAGGCGAGGGTGAAGCCTGGCCTAATTAAAGAGAAAACAACGAAGAAAGGGAGCTCTTGACATGGTGCCGCATAAGAAAAAGGCCTCTGCATAAGCAAAGGCCTTGATCCATCAATGAAGGTCGGCGCAGTGGCCTAGAGTGGTCCTGAATTCATCACGGTAGACAGGTCCTCGATCTTTCCTGTTTTGATACGGTGGTTATAGATGTCTTCCATATCCTTATAGACCTGGAACACCTGGAAGAAACCATGCCAATGCGAATAGTCGGGACCATTCATGGCGGTTCCCTGTCTGGCTCGACGGCCAGTGTGATGCCACAGATAGTACATCAACTCCTGAAATCCGTCTTTCCACGGGTCTTTCTTGAGCAACCCCTTGGCCTTGAGATCCTTCTTCATGCTCACGGCCTTGTCCCAATACGCATTGTACAGAGAGACCGCGTTATCCAAAAGATCCCGCTGGTTATTGGTATGCATGGAACTATGACAGCTCTTGCACACCTTGCGCATGAGTTTGTCACCCTTTTCTCCATCACCGCGCTCGTTCTTGCGAAGCTCACTGCGAGGATGCATAAGATCCCACTTCAGCCGCTCGTTCACGTTATGCGTGGTGCTCAATTCACCGATACCGGCCATATGACAGACCGCACAGGTCGGTGCATCGTAATCGCCCGGTTCCCACGTATCGGGAGCGGCCTCGAAGTTCCACTTTTCACCATGAGCGAGATACATCTGCCCATGTTTCGATTCGTGATAAATCTCAATATTGGGATGATCCGGGCCAAGATGGCAGGATGCGCACGCCTCGGGTTTCCGAGCTTCGGACACCGAGAACTGATGGCGGGTATGACAGACCGTGCAGGTACCGATGGAGCCATCGGGATAGCGAGTTCCCACGCCACCCGGCCAGGTGTTGTTGATCGGTTTGTTATCCGCACCGAGTTCAACCTTGGTTCCGTGACACATCTGGCAGCCGGCAGCCCGGGAGGCCATGTTCGGTCCCGACCCCTTCTCAAGACCCAAAATCATGCCGCCCTCGTTGGTGTACATGAGCGTCTGAAACTTGGGGATATCCAACACTGGCCGTCCGGCAAGGTGCGCGTGTCCCGACTTCAGGAACTGCTCGACCTCACGGGGGTGACACTTGGAACACGTCTTTGAAGACACCATGGGCGACGTATAGATATCCGTCCCTTTCAGGCCTTCACACTGGCTCGCCATGGGGGAATCCTTTTCAACGACATGACAGTCGTAGCAGGAAACCGTGGCGTGTCCCATCTTTCCATTTTTCCAATTTTCAATGATGCCAGGTGTCTCTTTCGAATGACACTCAATGCATTGTTTGGCCGCTTCGGTATATCCCCGATGGACCAACAATGTCTGCGTCTCCAACTCGATACCCTCTGTCTTTTGGGTCTGGCCTTGAGCCAAGCCCACAGCGGGTAGAAGAAGACTGAAAAGCCCGGCGATCAGGGCTGAAACAACGTTTCTCTTCATCATCTCTCCTCGATTCCTCGTGCAATATGCACAGTATTACTTGCCATAAAACGTCTTGATTTCCGTTATCATGTTTTTGTGGCCCACATGCTCATGGCAATCCACACAGTGTTTATCCAACGTCCCCAACAGGTATTGCCTATGGGCCAAAATTCCGGAGGTCTTCATCCCCGTGGGTGTCAAATTCTGATGACACCGGCGACAGGCGTTGTCGTAGGTAAATTCCCGACGAGAACGGAGCCGTTCAATCCATGCATAATTTTCCGGATCGATGGTCATGTTCAGGAGTATGTCGCGAGTGCCGGTGTAAGCCTTGGCACTCACATACTCGACGAAATCACCATGTGGCAGATGGCAGTCAACACATTGAGCCACGACCCCTTTTTCATTGGCTCCACCATGTGGTGCATTTGTCCATGCGGTCCTGAAAGGCTGCATGACATGACACGTCACACAAAAGGAGTCGGTGTTCGTCACCTCGATCATGAAGCCCGAGGCAAGCACACAGACCGCGGTCAGAAAAACTCCCACGAGTATTCCCGGCCACCAGCGTTTGCCCTTGAGGGACGGTTTGTTATGAGGATGCATCCATATATTCCTTCCTTACCGTTGCAGTGTGAATAGGACAGTCTTCAAACCACGCATTCGAGCCGACCTTCGCGCTCACAGGGTGGTTGCCCGACCCGAGAAACGCGAGTATGACCAAACAAATTCCATGCCACTCTTTCGGCACGAAGATTGAATCGAAATATCAGGTAGCACTGGACATTTTCAGAAAAACCGTTGGTTTTTCCAGTTTTTTGGTCCGCACATTGTCATATATACATGACACCATTCAGGTTGATCGGACGCTCTGTCAGACACAGCACACACTCGGTCCCTGCGGAGGAACTCATGCACCACGACGATCAATATTCCTTAAAAAGAAGGCTGAGATGGCCCATCGGATTCGGCCTGCTCTGGTTTCTTTTTCTCTTCGCTTTGGCTGCATGGAGTGCGGAATCAGAACACCATCATTTTCTGAGCACTGCCGAACGCCGCGCCAAAACCTTGTTCGAACAGATGGTCCTGGTCCGCTCATGGAACACGGGCCGCGACGGTATTTTTGTCAAAAGCACACCGGATTCTCCTCCGAACCCGCACCTGAAACCGCAGGACCGAACACTGACAACGGACAACGGCACACTCTATTCCCGCCTGAACCCGGCTTACATGACCCGCCAGCTCGGCGTTCTTTCAGAAAAACAGGGCAATGTGGTCTTCCACATCGCGGGTCTTGAACCCATGAGCGCAACCAACACGCCCGACCCGTGGGAAAAGGAATGTCTCATCAGTTTCGAATGGGGCGGCGTGGAACGTTTCCAACTGGTGGATTCGCCATCGGGAAAGCTCTTCCGCTACATGGCTCCATTGAAAATCGAAAAGAAATGTCTGTACTGTCACCCAAAATCCGCAGGAAAGAAAAAGACACTCGGTGGCATATCCGTTTCCTTTCCGGCCGAAGCCCTGATCGCCGCGCGCAAGGATTCCGTGTCCCGAATTCACATCACGTTCACCCTGATCGGACTGGTTGGCCTGGCCGGAATCATGGTTTCGACGTACCAGATTTTGCGAAAACGAGATGAAGCCCAACGGGCCAATGACGCCAAATCCATGTTCATTGCCAACATGAGCCACGACATGCGGACCCCGCTCAACGGCATCATGGGCATGACTGAACTCGTTGAGAAACGAGGACTAAATACCGAGCA
This sequence is a window from Pseudodesulfovibrio sp. JC047. Protein-coding genes within it:
- a CDS encoding multiheme c-type cytochrome; the encoded protein is MKRNVVSALIAGLFSLLLPAVGLAQGQTQKTEGIELETQTLLVHRGYTEAAKQCIECHSKETPGIIENWKNGKMGHATVSCYDCHVVEKDSPMASQCEGLKGTDIYTSPMVSSKTCSKCHPREVEQFLKSGHAHLAGRPVLDIPKFQTLMYTNEGGMILGLEKGSGPNMASRAAGCQMCHGTKVELGADNKPINNTWPGGVGTRYPDGSIGTCTVCHTRHQFSVSEARKPEACASCHLGPDHPNIEIYHESKHGQMYLAHGEKWNFEAAPDTWEPGDYDAPTCAVCHMAGIGELSTTHNVNERLKWDLMHPRSELRKNERGDGEKGDKLMRKVCKSCHSSMHTNNQRDLLDNAVSLYNAYWDKAVSMKKDLKAKGLLKKDPWKDGFQELMYYLWHHTGRRARQGTAMNGPDYSHWHGFFQVFQVYKDMEDIYNHRIKTGKIEDLSTVMNSGPL
- a CDS encoding NapC/NirT family cytochrome c, coding for MHPHNKPSLKGKRWWPGILVGVFLTAVCVLASGFMIEVTNTDSFCVTCHVMQPFRTAWTNAPHGGANEKGVVAQCVDCHLPHGDFVEYVSAKAYTGTRDILLNMTIDPENYAWIERLRSRREFTYDNACRRCHQNLTPTGMKTSGILAHRQYLLGTLDKHCVDCHEHVGHKNMITEIKTFYGK